A DNA window from Engystomops pustulosus chromosome 10, aEngPut4.maternal, whole genome shotgun sequence contains the following coding sequences:
- the RBM15B gene encoding putative RNA-binding protein 15B, which translates to MTMSSHALSPAPPDDVRRSPSRLIVEDGGRGVSAFSVHGESGSSMKRQSERRDSSPGRAKRARERREEAGSGHHKSSGRRERPNQAGASSSSSSRRPRDNPPPRPLLLPSQADVPEYKTLLISNLGSALPEPLLEDWLFRHFQRFGEISVKLSHTPDLGRVAYINFRRPAEARQARHAKLRPLLYDRPLVVEPVFTQQPSRPLPLSSAALPVPRHLLLPPALGTSSSSSSTAAEAYYQSLYEERARGADDTEQLAPEDDHRATRNLFIGNLDHNVSEADLRRAFDKYGPIEEVVIKRPARGLGAAYAFLKFQNLDMAHRAKLAMSGRLLGRNAMKIGYGKANPSTRLWVGGLGPNTSLAALAREFDRFGSIRTVDYVKGDSFAYIQYESLDAAQAACTQMRGFQLGDRRLRVDFAKVTPEEAAAAAAASRYTPIQPTPYPLPLSYELLQSEAYSRHRAALEPDLRVRDRTPPHLLYSDRERPFVEAGWLNSERRSVGQGARSRSGDRGGGGSSSSKSREERRRRRSLSGDRGRSRVERSPDRPRRDLSDREPSTPPSPPHNHRTPAQDKPRPPTPEPPQPRRNHHPRPPEPPAERPSSPVAEKGRTLPPVWCGHLVLKNSCFPTYLHFLEGDRDVPAALLRDRSAPGAGSLAQLKIAQRLRLDQPKLEEVTRRVRQSATGGYAVLVAIQAPQNEGVLPGEAGLQRRLLRNLVSYLKQKQAAGVISLPVGASGKGRDPSGMLYAFPPCDFHQLYQQSAQRVVGKLEENMIIVLVKDNA; encoded by the coding sequence atgacaatgtCGAGCCACGCCTTGTCCCCGGCGCCGCCTGATGACGTCAGACGTTCTCCCTCCCGACTCATTGTGGAAGATGGCGGCCGCGGAGTGAGCGCGTTTTCTGTGCACGGCGAGTCCGGCAGCAGCATGAAGCGGCAGAGCGAGCGGAGAGACTCCAGCCCCGGCCGTGCCAAGCGAGCCCGGGAGCGGAGGGAGGAGGCCGGCAGCGGCCACCACAAGAGCTCCGGCAGGCGGGAGAGGCCCAACCAGGCCGGGgcctcctcctcgtcctcctcccgGCGGCCCCGCGACAACCCCCCGCCGCGGCCGCTGCTGCTCCCCAGCCAGGCGGACGTGCCCGAGTACAAGACGCTGCTGATCAGTAACCTGGGCTCGGCGCTGCCGGAGCCGCTGCTGGAGGACTGGCTCTTCCGCCACTTCCAGCGCTTCGGGGAGATCAGCGTCAAGCTGTCGCACACCCCGGACCTGGGCCGCGTGGCCTACATCAACTTCCGGCGGCCGGCGGAGGCTCGTCAGGCCCGGCACGCCAAGCTGCGGCCCCTGCTGTATGACCGCCCCCTGGTGGTGGAGCCCGTGTTCACCCAGCAGCCCAGCCGCCCCCTGCCCCTGAGCAGCGCCGCCCTGCCGGTGCCCCGccacctgctgctgcccccggccCTGGGcacctccagcagcagcagcagcacggccGCCGAGGCCTACTACCAGAGCCTGTACGAGGAGCGGGCCCGGGGGGCTGACGACACCGAGCAGCTGGCCCCCGAGGACGACCACCGAGCCACACGCAACCTGTTCATCGGGAACCTGGACCACAACGTGTCCGAGGCCGACCTCCGCAGAGCCTTCGACAAGTACGGCCCCATCGAGGAGGTGGTGATCAAGCGTCCGGCCCGGGGGCTGGGGGCCGCCTACGCCTTCCTCAAGTTCCAGAACCTGGACATGGCCCACCGGGCAAAGCTGGCCATGAGCGGCCGCCTGCTGGGCCGCAACGCCATGAAGATCGGCTATGGCAAAGCCAACCCCAGCACTCGGCTCTGGGTGGGGGGGCTGGGCCCCAACACGTCCCTGGCCGCCCTGGCCCGTGAGTTTGACCGCTTCGGCAGTATCCGCACCGTGGACTATGTGAAGGGCGacagttttgcttacatccagtACGAGAGCCTGGACGCTGCCCAGGCCGCCTGCACCCAGATGAGGGGCTTCCAGCTCGGGGACCGCCGGCTGCGCGTTGACTTTGCAAAAGTGACCCCCGAAGAAGCAGCAGCGGCCGCGGCGGCCTCCCGCTACACTCCCATCCAGCCCACGCCCTACCCACTGCCCCTCTCCTATGAACTGCTACAGTCCGAGGCCTACAGCCGTCACCGGGCAGCACTGGAGCCCGACCTTCGGGTCAGAGACCGCACTCCCCCGCACCTCCTCTACTCTGACCGAGAGAGGCCCTTCGTGGAGGCGGGCTGGCTGAACTCTGAGCGGCGCAGtgtggggcagggggcgcgcagcCGCAGCGGAGACCGAGGTGGGGGAGGAAGCAGCAGCTCCAAGAGCCGAGAGGAGAGGCGGCGACGGCGCAGCTTGTctggtgacagaggcaggagcagGGTGGAGCGCAGCCCAGACCGTCCCCGGAGGGACCTGTCCGACCGAGAACCCAGCACCCCTCCATCACCACCCCATAACCACCGTACCCCAGCACAGGACAAGCCCCGTCCCCCCACTCCGGAGCCACCCCAACCTAGGAGGAACCACCACCCCAGGCCCCCGGAGCCCCCTGCGGAGAGACCGTCCTCACCAGTGGCAGAGAAGGGACGGACGCTGCCGCCGGTCTGGTGCGGTCACCTGGTGCTGAAGAACAGCTGTTTTCCTACTTATCTTCACTTCTTGGAAGGTGACCGTGACGTGCCCGCTGCCCTCCTCAGAGACCGCTCAGCCCCCGGAGCGGGCAGCCTGGCACAGCTCAAAATTGCTCAGAGACTCCGACTAGACCAGCCCAAACTGGAGGAGGTGACCCGCCGGGTGAGGCAGAGCGCCACAGGAGGCTATGCTGTGCTTGTCGCCATCCAGGCCCCTCAGAATGAAGGGGTGCTCCCCGGGGAAGCCGGATTACAGCGCCGCCTGCTCAGGAATTTGGTCTCCTACCTGAAACAGAAGCAGGCGGCGGGGGTCATCAGCCTCCCTGTGGGGGCGAGCGGTAAGGGCAGGGACCCCAGCGGCATGCTCTACGCCTTCCCCCCCTGTGACTTCCACCAGCTGTACCAGCAGAGCGCCCAGCGAGTGGTGGGCAAACTAGAGGAGAACATGATAATTGTGCTGGTCAAAGACAATGCCTGA